A single region of the Idiomarinaceae bacterium HL-53 genome encodes:
- a CDS encoding Integral membrane sensor domain MASE1 — translation MNNKQNAVSLSRAPLVIISVVVFLIWLALWSVATLMEYAPHTSIWFPPAGLTFALLLVLTWRAIPGIFLAILVTGGLANVLYGSQQSFLDTLLSSACFSISHIGVYGLTALLLRFVLVNVAKRLTQKVLWFLLLSAVGSFAAAYSGISALVMSELIAAEDMQNLLLPWWIGDLAGVVILSPMVLAVMSSNHSEFKELLNLQGERTPLVDLQSVLLKILIAIVLLASTMALTFWLEHIAIAFSIFLIAVPIIWVVREDGSTATGVMLLTLSFFTAILIDVFAMMEYAALYQFALIFMAAVTWLSLATAKEKQLTGA, via the coding sequence ATGAATAACAAACAGAATGCGGTGTCTCTTTCGCGAGCTCCATTAGTGATCATCAGCGTCGTGGTTTTTCTTATTTGGTTGGCGTTATGGTCGGTTGCAACCTTAATGGAATACGCACCGCACACAAGTATTTGGTTTCCGCCTGCGGGCCTCACGTTTGCTTTATTGCTGGTACTTACATGGAGAGCCATACCCGGTATATTTCTCGCAATTCTTGTTACCGGAGGGTTAGCGAACGTCTTGTATGGAAGTCAGCAATCGTTTCTCGACACGCTTCTAAGCTCGGCCTGTTTCAGTATCTCGCATATTGGTGTTTATGGCTTAACGGCACTGCTATTGCGTTTTGTACTGGTAAATGTTGCAAAACGGCTCACTCAAAAAGTGTTGTGGTTCTTACTGTTGAGTGCAGTAGGGTCTTTTGCCGCCGCTTATAGTGGCATTAGCGCCTTAGTAATGAGTGAACTGATTGCCGCCGAAGATATGCAAAACCTTCTGTTGCCTTGGTGGATAGGTGATTTGGCGGGTGTTGTGATCTTAAGCCCGATGGTACTGGCGGTGATGAGCAGCAACCATTCAGAGTTTAAGGAGCTGTTAAACCTACAAGGTGAACGAACGCCTTTGGTTGATTTGCAGAGTGTTCTCTTAAAAATTCTAATTGCAATCGTCTTATTAGCGAGCACCATGGCACTCACGTTTTGGTTGGAGCATATCGCAATCGCATTCAGTATCTTCCTAATTGCGGTCCCAATTATTTGGGTAGTGCGCGAAGACGGTTCGACGGCCACGGGTGTTATGTTACTGACACTGAGCTTCTTTACTGCAATATTGATCGATGTGTTCGCGATGATGGAGTACGCAGCGTTGTATCAGTTTGCACTCATTTTTATGGCTGCGGTGACTTGGCTCTCACTTGCGACAGCAAAGGAAAAACAACTTACCGGCGCGTAG